A genomic window from Chitinophaga pollutisoli includes:
- a CDS encoding RagB/SusD family nutrient uptake outer membrane protein, whose amino-acid sequence MKTNRLRILPMLLIGGTLALGGCSKLLEEKPHSFVDGSGFFKNENQAIAALNGCYMDLTNIFAQDLMIAIEGVSDLAFLNSSNLDAKLEISPANPGMGDNIWTACYRGVMYCNAAIAGIDNSAIPDDRKPALKGEAVALRALYYYILTSSFGDVPFYTDDVNSLSALKSIAKLGRMSATETRTKLINELKEYAPHLPMMRTSEVKDNRISAPMAYMLIGKLALWNKDYPTCVDAVEEIRKIYGQLVQYPLTDTYFRNKNTPESIFEVQYTWSAAGLKKTSQVAAFFTPTKASGTSTYDGVNIPELGSAANPFNSVTPSEYMMSLYELEDPRKEIILAYSYNGTWFKRPMANNGTGKPWMGPKFWYPGMTNIADGNNQKVFRYADALLMLAEAANETGNTDLAMQCINDVKSRASADFVLTSYPGKAEFLEEVKKERARELMGEYGRKWDLVRWGEWFSRISETIAEEYPVIKENAMPYHEFYPIPDKEVMRSNGILTNPAYNQ is encoded by the coding sequence ATGAAAACGAACAGACTCCGCATACTTCCCATGTTGCTCATCGGCGGCACGCTCGCGCTGGGCGGCTGCAGCAAACTGCTGGAAGAAAAACCGCACAGTTTCGTGGACGGCAGCGGGTTCTTTAAAAACGAGAACCAGGCCATCGCCGCGCTGAACGGCTGTTACATGGATTTGACCAATATTTTCGCGCAGGATCTCATGATCGCCATCGAAGGCGTTTCCGACCTGGCGTTCCTCAATTCCTCCAACCTCGACGCCAAGCTGGAAATTTCCCCTGCCAATCCCGGCATGGGCGATAATATCTGGACCGCCTGTTACCGCGGCGTGATGTACTGCAACGCCGCCATCGCCGGTATCGACAACTCCGCGATACCCGACGACCGCAAACCCGCGCTGAAAGGCGAAGCCGTAGCACTGCGCGCCTTGTATTATTACATTCTCACCAGTTCCTTCGGCGACGTGCCTTTTTATACCGACGACGTCAACAGCCTGAGCGCCCTGAAATCCATCGCGAAGCTGGGCCGGATGAGCGCCACCGAAACGCGCACCAAACTGATCAACGAACTGAAGGAATATGCGCCGCACCTCCCGATGATGCGGACCTCCGAGGTAAAAGACAACCGCATTTCCGCGCCCATGGCGTATATGCTGATCGGCAAACTGGCGTTGTGGAACAAGGATTACCCCACCTGCGTGGACGCCGTGGAAGAAATCCGCAAGATTTACGGTCAGCTGGTGCAATATCCGCTCACGGATACCTACTTCCGGAATAAGAACACCCCGGAGTCCATTTTCGAGGTGCAGTATACGTGGTCGGCGGCCGGGTTGAAGAAAACCTCCCAGGTGGCGGCCTTCTTCACCCCTACCAAAGCCTCCGGCACCAGTACTTACGATGGGGTGAACATCCCGGAACTGGGCAGCGCGGCCAACCCCTTCAACTCGGTTACGCCGTCGGAATATATGATGTCGCTCTACGAACTGGAGGATCCGCGCAAGGAAATCATTCTCGCCTATTCCTACAATGGCACCTGGTTCAAACGGCCGATGGCCAACAATGGCACCGGCAAACCCTGGATGGGGCCCAAATTCTGGTACCCGGGCATGACCAACATCGCGGACGGCAACAACCAGAAAGTTTTCCGCTATGCAGATGCCTTGCTGATGCTGGCGGAAGCCGCCAACGAAACGGGGAACACCGATCTGGCCATGCAATGCATCAACGACGTAAAATCCCGCGCCAGCGCTGATTTTGTTTTGACCAGCTATCCCGGCAAAGCCGAATTCCTGGAAGAAGTGAAGAAAGAACGCGCCCGCGAGCTGATGGGTGAATACGGCCGGAAATGGGACCTGGTGCGCTGGGGCGAATGGTTCAGCAGGATCAGCGAAACCATTGCGGAAGAATATCCCGTGATCAAGGAAAACGCCATGCCCTACCACGAATTTTACCCGATTCCTGACAAAGAAGTGATGCGCTCCAACGGCATCCTCACCAATCCTGCCTACAACCAATAA
- a CDS encoding endonuclease/exonuclease/phosphatase family protein: protein MKRNISVTVCLLLLAALSAGAQDTLRVLSYNILEGMVKDTTKGKQVFVEWVKNHHPDVVALQECNAFTQKSLEELALSYGHPYAVIVKENGYPTGLTSRYPIADIKKINENMTHGFIMGRIGKYNFVVLHLNPHKHKKRRAEIAQVIANIELQADKKNWLIMGDFNSVSPLDKDRLEKSGYLARQQAAAAKRPVLDNLADNGAAIDYQVQQSMLTAGFTDAGKAYDDKQKESTGKTVIASDSRIDYIYLSGDLKKKIIRCAFLYDPFTAVHSDHKPILLELKQ from the coding sequence ATGAAAAGAAATATCTCCGTTACCGTTTGCCTGCTTCTGCTCGCCGCGCTTTCCGCCGGTGCGCAGGACACGCTCAGGGTCCTCAGTTACAACATCCTCGAAGGAATGGTGAAAGACACCACCAAAGGAAAACAGGTGTTCGTGGAATGGGTGAAAAACCACCATCCCGACGTAGTGGCGCTGCAGGAATGCAACGCCTTCACCCAGAAATCCCTTGAAGAGCTCGCGCTTAGTTACGGCCACCCATACGCGGTGATCGTAAAAGAAAACGGGTATCCGACCGGTCTCACTTCCCGCTACCCCATCGCCGACATCAAAAAGATCAACGAGAACATGACCCATGGCTTTATCATGGGCAGGATCGGCAAGTACAATTTCGTAGTGCTGCACCTCAACCCGCATAAGCATAAGAAAAGAAGGGCAGAGATCGCGCAGGTGATCGCCAACATCGAATTGCAGGCCGATAAAAAGAACTGGCTGATCATGGGCGACTTCAATTCCGTGTCGCCGCTGGATAAAGACCGCCTGGAAAAATCCGGGTACCTCGCCCGGCAGCAAGCCGCCGCCGCCAAAAGGCCCGTGCTGGACAACCTGGCAGACAACGGCGCCGCGATCGATTACCAGGTGCAGCAAAGCATGCTCACGGCAGGATTCACCGACGCCGGAAAAGCGTACGACGACAAGCAAAAGGAAAGCACCGGCAAAACCGTGATCGCATCCGATTCCCGGATCGACTACATCTACCTGAGCGGCGATCTCAAAAAGAAGATCATCCGCTGCGCGTTCCTGTATGATCCGTTTACGGCCGTGCATTCCGACCACAAGCCCATTCTTCTCGAACTCAAACAATAA
- a CDS encoding RagB/SusD family nutrient uptake outer membrane protein: MKSIFHYIAAAGLLLTGSACNKELDKLRPHNVTYEEQQFATPEGFRKAVFGAYAAIAGAAVTNSGFSFNDMQVFFGEAHGNNIKALDAGVNRYTNAFNYLNSGEKDLSYTYEYWRGAYNASLLINKILANVKAGESNAVILQAKGEALFLRAYVYFNLIRLYGKPYYQNSGNNPGVMLITTDNNGAAFAPPRATVKAVYDQVVADLNEAVPLLKANAGNAYASRYAAFGLLSRVYLYMGGTFASPEANANKKAREYADSVILHGGYTLLQDAAYTSYYSTDAPGNREDIFAVNTQQHQGLIANLFAMPSQINYTGGLYRPSPNLLALIQPQDLRRQFYKRNVTPGWPDDSLATVKYLINYVSLYSVSPYRYLRLAEMYLNRAEAAVKAGDNAAALSDLNVIRRRAGIGDTSNITGQPLFNEILKQRRIEFAFEGHVSYDYFRNGLPMVRDYASGNSGAMTVQATDPKILMRIPSDEITGNPNLTQNEQ, from the coding sequence ATGAAATCCATCTTCCATTATATCGCGGCGGCGGGGCTTTTGTTAACAGGCAGCGCCTGCAACAAGGAGCTCGACAAGCTCCGGCCACACAACGTAACGTATGAAGAGCAGCAGTTTGCAACGCCTGAAGGTTTCCGCAAAGCGGTATTCGGCGCCTATGCGGCGATTGCCGGTGCGGCGGTAACCAACAGCGGTTTCAGCTTTAATGACATGCAGGTGTTTTTCGGCGAAGCGCATGGCAACAATATCAAGGCGCTCGATGCGGGTGTGAACCGGTATACAAATGCTTTTAACTACCTGAATTCAGGGGAGAAAGACCTTTCGTATACCTACGAATACTGGCGCGGAGCTTACAACGCTTCGTTGCTCATCAACAAGATACTCGCCAATGTGAAAGCCGGGGAATCGAACGCGGTGATCCTGCAGGCGAAGGGCGAGGCGCTGTTCCTCCGGGCGTACGTGTATTTCAATCTCATCCGCCTGTACGGCAAACCGTATTACCAGAACAGTGGCAATAATCCCGGTGTGATGCTGATCACGACGGATAACAACGGCGCTGCGTTCGCACCGCCGCGCGCAACGGTGAAAGCGGTGTACGACCAGGTGGTGGCGGACCTCAACGAAGCGGTTCCCCTGCTGAAAGCCAATGCCGGCAACGCTTATGCGTCGCGGTACGCGGCTTTCGGGCTGCTGTCGCGGGTGTACCTGTATATGGGCGGCACTTTTGCATCCCCCGAAGCCAATGCCAACAAAAAGGCGCGGGAGTATGCGGATTCGGTGATCCTCCACGGCGGTTACACACTGTTGCAGGATGCGGCGTATACCAGTTACTACAGCACCGACGCGCCGGGGAACCGGGAAGACATCTTCGCGGTCAATACCCAGCAACACCAGGGCCTCATCGCCAATCTGTTCGCCATGCCTTCGCAGATTAATTATACGGGCGGGCTGTACCGTCCTTCCCCGAACCTGCTTGCCCTCATCCAGCCGCAGGATTTGCGCCGCCAGTTTTACAAGCGCAATGTTACGCCGGGATGGCCGGATGATTCGCTGGCCACGGTGAAATACCTGATCAATTACGTATCGCTGTACAGCGTTTCGCCATACCGCTACCTCCGCCTGGCGGAAATGTACCTGAACCGTGCGGAAGCCGCCGTGAAAGCGGGCGACAATGCCGCCGCGCTCAGTGACCTGAATGTGATCCGGCGTCGCGCCGGCATCGGGGATACCTCCAATATCACCGGGCAGCCTTTGTTCAACGAAATATTGAAACAACGGCGGATAGAATTTGCGTTCGAAGGGCACGTGAGCTACGATTATTTCCGGAACGGGCTGCCAATGGTGCGCGATTACGCTTCAGGGAATTCCGGGGCGATGACTGTTCAGGCAACGGACCCGAAAATCCTCATGCGTATCCCTTCAGATGAAATCACCGGTAACCCGAACCTTACCCAAAACGAACAATAA
- a CDS encoding TlpA disulfide reductase family protein, translating into MKKILFLSLAAMGSCLGASAQGAFTLEGHYSGGELPWIYLRYPGADGKYVNDSTPVKNGRFAFRGAVSGPAYASLNGRLQSRNMDDPNIEWFFLEPGKTTITVSENAFKKMKVDGGAVQSDYNKVQAQKAPIRKEWEPFFKSLDSINKIDNFKAQEFKSGLKPYYAAMEKIDMAYIDQHPGAYLSAFLLRGYSMSMPTDKLEAYYAQFPESIRNKDAKMIGDELARRKIGVPGTEAFVFATTDINGQPFNLADYKGKYVLLDFWASWCLPCRKGNPHLLKLYAAYKDKGLEIVGVSDDDSKPDAWRKAVNDDKIGVWKHVLRGLDREKLMAGVFNPKDISKRYGIATLPTKVLIDPQGKVIGRFEGGDRDDAKMDAQLAEVFGGK; encoded by the coding sequence ATGAAGAAAATCCTTTTCCTTTCCCTGGCGGCCATGGGGAGTTGCCTGGGAGCCTCAGCCCAGGGAGCGTTTACCCTGGAAGGGCATTACTCCGGCGGTGAGCTGCCCTGGATTTACCTCCGGTACCCCGGGGCCGACGGCAAATATGTTAACGACAGCACGCCGGTGAAAAACGGGCGGTTTGCCTTCAGGGGAGCGGTGAGCGGACCGGCATACGCCAGCCTGAACGGGCGCCTGCAGTCCCGCAATATGGATGATCCGAATATCGAGTGGTTCTTCCTGGAGCCAGGTAAAACCACCATCACCGTTTCGGAAAATGCATTTAAAAAGATGAAAGTCGACGGTGGCGCGGTGCAGTCGGATTATAACAAGGTGCAGGCGCAGAAAGCGCCCATAAGAAAAGAATGGGAGCCATTTTTCAAATCGCTGGATTCCATCAATAAGATCGACAACTTCAAGGCGCAGGAGTTCAAATCCGGCCTGAAGCCGTATTACGCCGCGATGGAAAAGATCGATATGGCTTACATCGACCAGCACCCCGGCGCTTACCTGAGTGCGTTTCTGCTGCGTGGATATTCCATGTCTATGCCCACAGACAAGCTGGAGGCGTATTACGCGCAGTTTCCCGAATCCATCCGCAATAAGGACGCGAAGATGATCGGAGACGAACTGGCCCGCAGGAAGATTGGCGTGCCAGGTACGGAGGCCTTCGTTTTCGCGACGACCGATATCAACGGCCAGCCCTTCAACCTCGCCGATTACAAAGGCAAATACGTGCTGCTCGATTTCTGGGCCAGCTGGTGCCTGCCCTGCCGCAAAGGCAATCCGCACCTGCTGAAGCTGTACGCGGCGTATAAAGACAAAGGCCTGGAGATCGTGGGCGTGTCTGACGACGATTCCAAACCGGACGCCTGGCGCAAGGCGGTAAATGATGACAAGATCGGCGTGTGGAAACATGTGCTCCGCGGGCTGGACCGGGAGAAGCTCATGGCGGGCGTCTTCAACCCGAAAGACATCAGCAAACGGTACGGCATCGCCACGCTGCCCACTAAAGTGCTCATTGATCCGCAAGGCAAGGTCATCGGCCGCTTCGAAGGCGGCGACCGCGACGATGCGAAGATGGACGCGCAACTGGCGGAAGTGTTCGGTGGCAAATAA
- a CDS encoding BACON domain-containing protein: protein MKQYLRYILAAGAMASLFAACRKTEDYKFTTELAIDQRIVRLNAAADTTQLIVYAEGPWTIAPIDNAEWVKLQSSSGDGKGSIRAEVTSNEGNLPRAVKLLVKAGSLTDTISLQQRGLVPQVAIADTTVQSISNGGMLKTVIATNVPLEQMSISYRYDAPATENWLSNLTISNGYLLVKADTNRSADARSGVVTLSYLDALGTTTRDSVRIRQHPGISFEGAIQKDFAYIKQLLAAGTIDENIYIEGIVISDKGHPNIARNANSASNKHVIDKTENAVAIYVQSLDGTSGLYLKAKTAGDNIFSFNDHVKIWLKGATLSRISNPDHAIVSGIVAQQVMQKDSRTTPLLPREKYIGDLTDADLYTYLKLREVEISVPFGAFTNINEGYVARTDCYPTHIRDIHGDGLYMLTNLDVPYRRNGERVPQGSGTITGILVHEKHDRYGGNIGKYAIRHLSRENIALQDARENGFSNVLVEWSRFRNEYAATPTASLNPLTPETGAGRIWQTTKTGLDFTGGTGIGAATDYNGLLQEPSTVKGAISNGGWSTKNWWNATANRGESWMIEVSTAGISQPVSLQLEGNSDIGGPRNFIVEWASSNDADTDWNSVGTFTLQDVTNWSNTLLTQVPGFKVVNFQFPQAASGLQQLYIRVRVANKTAGNTTNPSGASIGANVLSRLAHVSVKYNK from the coding sequence ATGAAGCAATACCTGAGATACATCCTGGCCGCGGGCGCAATGGCATCGCTGTTTGCCGCCTGCCGCAAGACGGAAGATTATAAATTCACCACCGAACTGGCGATCGACCAGCGCATCGTGCGCCTGAACGCCGCCGCCGACACCACGCAGCTCATCGTTTACGCCGAAGGCCCCTGGACCATCGCACCCATCGACAACGCGGAATGGGTAAAACTGCAATCCTCCTCCGGAGACGGGAAGGGCAGCATCCGCGCGGAAGTGACCAGCAACGAGGGCAACCTCCCCCGCGCCGTGAAGCTCCTCGTGAAAGCAGGCAGTCTCACCGACACCATTTCCCTGCAACAGCGCGGCCTTGTGCCGCAGGTGGCCATCGCAGACACCACCGTGCAAAGCATCTCCAATGGCGGCATGCTCAAAACCGTGATCGCCACCAACGTGCCCCTGGAGCAAATGAGCATCAGCTACCGCTACGATGCTCCCGCAACCGAAAACTGGCTGAGCAACCTCACCATCAGCAATGGTTACCTCCTCGTAAAAGCGGATACCAATCGTTCAGCGGACGCGCGCTCGGGGGTCGTAACCCTCAGCTACCTCGACGCCCTCGGCACCACCACCCGCGATTCCGTCCGCATCCGCCAGCACCCCGGCATCAGCTTCGAAGGCGCCATTCAAAAGGATTTTGCGTACATCAAACAGCTCCTGGCCGCCGGCACCATCGATGAGAACATCTACATCGAAGGCATCGTGATCAGCGACAAAGGGCACCCTAACATCGCGCGCAACGCCAACTCCGCCAGCAACAAGCATGTGATCGACAAAACGGAAAACGCCGTGGCCATTTACGTGCAAAGCCTCGACGGTACTTCGGGCCTCTACCTGAAAGCGAAAACCGCCGGCGACAATATCTTCAGCTTCAACGATCATGTAAAGATCTGGCTGAAAGGCGCCACGCTTTCCCGCATCAGCAACCCCGACCACGCCATCGTTTCCGGAATCGTAGCCCAGCAGGTGATGCAAAAGGACAGTCGCACCACCCCGCTCCTGCCCCGTGAAAAATACATCGGCGACCTCACCGACGCGGACCTCTATACTTACCTGAAACTCCGGGAAGTGGAGATTTCCGTGCCTTTCGGCGCCTTCACCAATATCAACGAAGGATATGTGGCGCGGACGGATTGTTATCCCACCCATATCCGCGACATTCATGGCGACGGCCTGTACATGCTCACCAACCTCGATGTGCCTTACCGCCGCAACGGGGAGCGTGTGCCCCAGGGCTCGGGAACCATCACCGGCATCCTCGTGCATGAAAAACACGACAGGTATGGCGGCAACATCGGCAAATACGCTATCCGTCACCTCAGCCGCGAAAACATCGCCCTGCAGGACGCGCGCGAAAACGGATTCTCGAACGTGCTGGTAGAATGGAGCCGTTTCCGGAACGAATACGCCGCCACTCCCACCGCCAGCCTCAACCCGCTCACCCCCGAAACCGGCGCTGGACGGATCTGGCAGACCACCAAAACCGGCCTCGATTTCACCGGCGGAACCGGCATTGGCGCCGCAACGGATTATAACGGCCTGCTACAGGAACCCTCCACCGTGAAAGGCGCGATAAGCAACGGCGGATGGTCTACCAAAAACTGGTGGAACGCTACTGCCAACCGTGGCGAATCGTGGATGATCGAAGTATCGACCGCAGGTATCAGCCAACCTGTTTCCCTCCAGCTGGAAGGCAACTCCGACATCGGAGGGCCGCGCAACTTCATCGTGGAATGGGCTTCGTCCAACGATGCCGATACGGATTGGAACAGCGTGGGCACCTTCACACTCCAGGACGTCACCAACTGGTCGAACACTTTGCTGACGCAGGTCCCTGGTTTCAAAGTGGTGAACTTCCAGTTCCCGCAGGCGGCCAGCGGACTGCAGCAACTGTACATCCGGGTGCGTGTGGCCAACAAGACGGCAGGCAACACCACCAACCCCAGTGGAGCCTCCATCGGCGCGAACGTCCTTAGCAGGCTGGCGCACGTTTCGGTGAAGTACAACAAATAA
- a CDS encoding 2-hydroxyacid dehydrogenase has translation MKILFFSAMPYDKYFFIRENEQYGFELEFLETHLGPHIVNAVEEGTPVVCTFVNDKLTEEVIGILAAKGVKVLALRCAGFNNVNLEAARKHGIRVCRVPAYSPEAVAEHAVAMLLTLNRKTHKAYNRVREQNFSLNGLLGFNLHGKTVGVVGTGKIGKAFCRIMAGFGCRVIAADPFPDADLTAAGVEYLPLTEVFAMSDIISLHCPLAPESQYLINRDSLALMKKGVTIINTSRGGLLHTADVIESLKSGQIAYLGIDVYEQEEKLFFKDLSGSIIADDTIQRLMSFPNVLVTGHQAFFTEEALQQIAQVTLRSVDQLCNGKPLDEAVILV, from the coding sequence ATGAAAATACTTTTCTTCTCCGCCATGCCATATGACAAATATTTTTTCATCCGGGAAAACGAGCAGTACGGTTTCGAGCTGGAATTCCTGGAAACCCACCTGGGGCCGCATATCGTGAACGCCGTGGAGGAGGGGACACCGGTAGTATGTACGTTCGTGAACGACAAGCTGACAGAAGAGGTGATCGGCATCCTGGCGGCGAAAGGCGTGAAAGTACTGGCGCTGCGCTGCGCCGGATTCAATAACGTGAACCTGGAAGCGGCCCGGAAACATGGCATTCGCGTTTGCCGCGTGCCGGCGTATTCGCCGGAAGCCGTGGCGGAACATGCCGTGGCTATGCTGCTGACGCTCAACCGGAAAACCCATAAAGCGTACAACCGTGTGCGGGAGCAGAACTTTTCGCTCAACGGCCTACTGGGCTTCAATCTCCATGGCAAAACCGTAGGCGTGGTTGGCACCGGTAAGATCGGGAAGGCCTTTTGCCGCATCATGGCGGGCTTCGGCTGCCGGGTAATCGCCGCAGACCCCTTCCCGGACGCGGATTTGACCGCCGCGGGCGTAGAATACCTGCCGCTGACGGAAGTTTTCGCCATGTCGGATATCATTTCGCTGCACTGTCCACTCGCGCCCGAAAGCCAATATCTCATCAACCGCGACTCCCTGGCGCTCATGAAAAAGGGCGTCACCATCATCAATACCAGCCGCGGCGGGCTGCTCCATACCGCCGATGTGATCGAGAGCCTCAAATCCGGGCAGATCGCTTACCTGGGGATCGATGTGTACGAGCAGGAAGAAAAGCTGTTTTTCAAGGATCTGTCGGGCAGCATCATTGCAGACGACACGATTCAAAGGCTCATGAGCTTCCCGAATGTGCTCGTCACCGGCCACCAGGCTTTCTTCACCGAAGAAGCCCTGCAACAGATCGCGCAGGTCACGCTGCGGAGCGTTGACCAGCTTTGCAATGGGAAGCCGCTGGACGAAGCGGTAATCCTGGTTTAG
- a CDS encoding redoxin domain-containing protein, which produces MKRISQIVACCLLALPVLAQEAVVEGKIKGLPDDTKIYLRSFSSSGGTDSAVARSGAFRIQAKVAEGDMYILSAGNDRMAQYGTTFFYLEPGTLKVSGKGPLLKDLAFAGPAYAKDLNTLQALNSLPLFRKRAEVSAKMNEAYRVKDTVSLKSLQGEYNRLDSAARLVYEKWVDDHTASPVSAMVLSFYLRNKDMDQLEKRLKSLSPAAKDNAMARKMQHSIEAAKATAIGKVAPEFTQNDTLDKPVSLRDFRGKYVLIDFWASWCVPCRHENPAVVKAFQQFKDKNFTVLGVSLDRQGQKDKWLKAIHDDNLTWTHVSDLNWWDNAVSRQYDIRSIPANFLLDPQGRIIGKNLRGEELEKKLAEVLN; this is translated from the coding sequence ATGAAAAGAATCAGTCAGATAGTAGCCTGTTGCCTGCTGGCATTGCCAGTACTGGCGCAGGAAGCGGTTGTGGAAGGAAAAATCAAAGGGCTGCCCGACGACACGAAAATCTATCTCCGTTCGTTTAGCAGCAGCGGCGGCACCGATTCCGCCGTAGCCAGGAGCGGCGCATTCCGCATTCAGGCGAAAGTCGCGGAAGGCGATATGTACATATTGAGCGCCGGCAATGACCGGATGGCGCAGTATGGCACTACGTTCTTTTACCTGGAACCGGGAACGCTGAAGGTGTCGGGGAAGGGGCCTTTGCTGAAGGATCTGGCATTTGCCGGACCCGCCTACGCGAAAGATCTCAACACGCTGCAGGCGCTGAATTCATTGCCCCTGTTCCGTAAAAGGGCGGAAGTTTCTGCGAAGATGAACGAAGCGTACAGGGTAAAAGACACGGTGAGCCTGAAATCCCTGCAAGGTGAATATAACAGGCTGGATTCCGCTGCCCGCCTGGTGTATGAGAAATGGGTAGATGACCATACTGCGTCGCCGGTGAGTGCCATGGTGTTGTCGTTCTACCTGCGGAATAAAGACATGGACCAGCTGGAAAAGCGCCTCAAATCCCTGTCGCCCGCCGCGAAAGACAATGCAATGGCCCGGAAGATGCAGCATAGCATAGAAGCCGCCAAGGCAACGGCCATCGGGAAAGTCGCGCCTGAATTCACGCAGAACGATACACTGGACAAACCCGTATCCCTGAGGGATTTCCGCGGCAAATACGTGCTGATCGATTTCTGGGCCAGCTGGTGCGTGCCTTGCCGCCACGAGAACCCGGCGGTGGTAAAGGCTTTCCAGCAATTCAAGGATAAAAACTTCACCGTACTGGGCGTGTCGCTCGACCGCCAGGGGCAAAAGGATAAATGGCTCAAAGCTATCCACGACGACAACCTCACCTGGACGCATGTTTCCGACCTGAACTGGTGGGACAACGCCGTGTCCCGCCAATACGACATCCGTTCCATCCCCGCCAACTTCCTCCTCGATCCGCAGGGCCGGATCATCGGGAAGAACCTGAGAGGGGAGGAGTTGGAAAAGAAACTGGCGGAAGTACTGAACTGA